The Bacilli bacterium genome segment TCGATTCGAGCTATGTCACAACGCTGTTGCGGCCGGATAAGACGTTTTCCGTCGGGTTTCAAGACCATGAAGGCATCTTTAACGAAACGAATTTGGCGAAAGATCTCTCCGATATTTTGCATATCGAAAACTATAAAAGGCTGATTGACGCCGACGATTGCTTTAACGCGCTGCCGACGATTCAATACCACATGGATGAGCCGCACTCCAACCTTTCCGCCGTGCCTTTGTACTTTTTGGCGGAGATGGCGAGCAAGCATGTGACGGTCGTGTTGTCCGGGGAGGGCGCGGATGAAATTTTCGGCGGTTATGACTGGTATCGCAGCACGCCGCTGATGGACAAATATGAAAAAGTGCCGTTTGCCATCCGCCGCGCCGTTTCACTTCTCTGCCGGAGACTGCCGCAAAACCGCATCGTTTCCTTCCTGGTAAAAGGCGGGCAAAAGGTCGAGGAAAAATTCATCGGCCAGGCAAAAGTATTTTCCGAACAAGACGCGAACGCGGTGCTGCAGGAAGAATACCGGCACGGGCCGTCGGTAGCCAGCATTTTGCGGGAAGCCTATGCGAAGGTGCAAGGCAAAGACGACGTAACGAAGATGCAGTATATCGATCTAAAATTCTGGCTGCCGGGCGATATTTTGCTGAAAGCCGACAAAATGAGCATGGCGCATTCGCTGGAGTTGCGGGTGCCTTTTCTCGATAAAGTCGTCATGGCATTGGCTGCGCAAATACCGGCCAAGCTGCGCGTGAACAAGAGCGCCACCAAGTATGCGTTAAGAGCCGCCGCCAAAGAAGTATTGCCGGAAGAATGGGCGAACCGGAAAAAGGTCGGCTTCCCGGTTCCCATAAGATACTGGTTGCGCGAGCAAAAGTACTATGATATCGTAAAACAAACATTTGCATCCGACATCGCCGGACAATTTTTCGTTCGCGACAAACTGCTCGCATACTTGCAGGAACATTTCACCGGGAAAAAAAATCACGCCCGTTACATTTGGACCGTGTATGTATTTCTGGTATGGTATAAAAAGTTTTTCGCAGATTGATAGAAAGCTTGCGTAAAAATAATCTGATTAAAGTGGGTCGTGCTATGTCTGGAAAAAGCTTGGGTGTTCTTGGAGGAATGGGGCCGAAGGCGACCGCCGTATTTTTTGACCGTATCGTTGAACATACGGAAGCCGGCAAAGACCAGGATCATATTGATATGGTGATCGTCAACCATGCGACGCTTCCCGACCGGACGACGGTGATTGCAAAACAGCGGGGCGAAGTGTTTTTGGAAGCGATCCGCAAGGACATTCGCCTGCTGGAGTTGGCGGGAGTGGGCAATATCGCCATCCCGTGCAATACTTCGCATTATTTCTTTGAGCAATTGCAGGGCATGACCAAAATCAACATAATCAATATGGCCAAAGAGACGGCAAGCGAAATTCGCCGAGTTTACGGCCCGGGCGCAAAAGTTGGCATCCTGGCGACCACCGGCACAATCAAGAGCGGCGTGTACCAAAACGTGTGCGAGGAATTCGCGCTTACTCCGCACATCCCGGATGAACTTGTCCAGCAAAAGGTGATGAAAATCATCTACGATGATGTAAAAAGCGGCGTAAACGCCGATGCGGCCGCGTTCGCGGCGATTATTCGGGAACTCGTGGAACGCGCCCGTTGCGCATGTGTCATCATTGCCTGCACGGAACTTTCCTGCATCAAGCTGCGGGACGATATTAGCAAGTATTGCGTGGATGCAATGGATGTTCTCGTGCGAAGATCGATCGAATTGTCCGGCAAAAAGGTGAAAAAAACTGACGGGAAAGAGGGATGCCGATGACGCCACATGAGGAAGCGGCGTTTGCGAAATTTTTGGCCGATTCCTTTCAGGATGGTACAAGCATTCGCGAGTTGCGTTTGTCCGAAGAGGAGAAGCAATTTATCTTAAAAACGTATCCGCGGTCACGCGTGCGTCCGTTTTCCACGGATGAATACGCCGACGGCAAAACATGGTATCAAGTCAGCCTGTCAGCTTCTTCGCAGGCATAAATGCTACAGCGCCGCGATGCCTGTACCTTGTCAAGGGTACGGGCATTTTTTTTGCGCAATGTTGCGAATTGGGATATTTTCGCTTATGATGTGCAACATCTTTGTGCAATTATGCGTTTCAAATAATAGGATAGAGAAAAAGGTTTTCCATTTACGCAAAACGAAGCCGCAACAGGTTATTTCGAAATTGGCCGGCGTTGCGTTTGCGATGGGATTGCCGTATACTTTCGCAGACGAGATCCGAAGCGAAATATAGATAAGCTTCGGGAAAATTGGGGAGGAACATACGAAATGAATACCGTTTTCAGGTTGCTGCGAAGTTCGTGGTCGCGAAGCTGGTTTCTGTTGCTTGCGGCATTGTTGATTTGGGCGAAAACATTTGTTGTGCAACGATTCGTGTTTTCATTGCCGATCGACTCCATGTTTCAGGAATGGATCAACTTCATCTCGCCGCTCAGTTCGGTTTTGCTCTTCCTCTGGCTTGCCCTCTTGTTCAGCCGCAAGCGTAAAAATCTGGCAATCATCATGGTGAGCTTGCTCACCTCGTTCGTGCTTTACGCCAATATCCTTTTTTACCGCTTTTATAATGATTTTCTGACATTGCCGGTGTTGTTCCAAACAAGTAACGCCAGCACATTGGGCAACAGTCTGTTTGCCCTGATGAAGCCGCTGGATGTGTTTCTTTTTCTGGATGTTGTGGTCTTAAGCGCCATTGTGGCGTTTGCCAAAATCCCGCGCGTCAATATCGGGCGGTCGGGGATGACGGCGCTGCTTGTAATTTCCGTTTCCCTGTTTTTCGTGAATTTGAGCATGGCGGAAATCGTGCGCCCCGAACTTTTGAGCAGAACGTTTGATCGCGGCATCATGGTTAAAAGCATTGGCACTTACAACTACCACATCTATGATTTCATCCAAAATTCCAAAACGCGCTCGCAGCGCGCCTTTGCCAAAGGATCCAATCTGCTTGACGTCGAGCAGTATGTAAAGCAAAGGGAACCGGGATCGCCCGTTTTAAACCCGCAGCAAAAAAAGGATGACCTGTTCGGCATTGCCAAAGGGAAAAATGTCGTGCTGATTTCGCTAGAGTCGACGCAAAATTTTGTGATCAATCAGACGGAACAGGGATATGAAATTACGCCGTTTTTAAACAGTCTGATCAAGGACAGCTTCTATTTTGACCATACGTACCATCAAACGGGACAAGGAAAAACTTCCGACGCCGAATTCATTATGGACAATTCCTTGTTCGGCTTGCCAAGCGGCGCGGTTTATTTTACGCATGCAACGAATACTTACAATTCAACTCCGAAAATTTTAAAAGAATACGGCTATTATTCGGCGGCGTTTCATGCCAACGACAAAACGTTTTGGAACAGGTCCAACATGTACCCGAATCTCGGTTACGACAAATTCTTTTCCAAAGAGTATTACACGGTAACGGAGGAAAATTCGATCGGTTGGGGCTTGAAGGATATCGACTTTTTTAACCAGGCGGTCGACCTGTTGAAAAAAGAAGTGCCGCAGCCGTTCTATGCGAAGTTTATTACGCTGACCAACCATTACACGTTTGAATTGGATGAACAGGATCGGATGATTCCGCAGTACAATTCGGGCGACAAAACGGTTGACCGGTACTTTACGACGGTTCGCTACGAGGACGAAGCGCTGAAAACATTTTTCGAAAAAATGAAACAGG includes the following:
- a CDS encoding amino acid racemase, yielding MSGKSLGVLGGMGPKATAVFFDRIVEHTEAGKDQDHIDMVIVNHATLPDRTTVIAKQRGEVFLEAIRKDIRLLELAGVGNIAIPCNTSHYFFEQLQGMTKINIINMAKETASEIRRVYGPGAKVGILATTGTIKSGVYQNVCEEFALTPHIPDELVQQKVMKIIYDDVKSGVNADAAAFAAIIRELVERARCACVIIACTELSCIKLRDDISKYCVDAMDVLVRRSIELSGKKVKKTDGKEGCR
- the asnB gene encoding asparagine synthase (glutamine-hydrolyzing) codes for the protein MCGFVGFANTNAAVDKEKTIQDMMNTIVHRGPDSGGVYADEQVTLGFRRLMIIDLSQEASQPMYNEDKSCVLVFNGEIYNFKELREELRAKGHRFASNTDSEVLIHGYEEYGVQLLRKLRGMFAFAIWDRKNESLFLARDFFGIKPLYYTQHTTDNCFIFGSEIKSFLKHPAFKKELNKDALKPYLTFQYSVLDETFFKGVYKLKPGHYMLYKNGAATIEPYWDVNMEARENSLEYYREKIKATMEESVRYHQISDVKVGSFLSGGIDSSYVTTLLRPDKTFSVGFQDHEGIFNETNLAKDLSDILHIENYKRLIDADDCFNALPTIQYHMDEPHSNLSAVPLYFLAEMASKHVTVVLSGEGADEIFGGYDWYRSTPLMDKYEKVPFAIRRAVSLLCRRLPQNRIVSFLVKGGQKVEEKFIGQAKVFSEQDANAVLQEEYRHGPSVASILREAYAKVQGKDDVTKMQYIDLKFWLPGDILLKADKMSMAHSLELRVPFLDKVVMALAAQIPAKLRVNKSATKYALRAAAKEVLPEEWANRKKVGFPVPIRYWLREQKYYDIVKQTFASDIAGQFFVRDKLLAYLQEHFTGKKNHARYIWTVYVFLVWYKKFFAD
- a CDS encoding LTA synthase family protein → MNTVFRLLRSSWSRSWFLLLAALLIWAKTFVVQRFVFSLPIDSMFQEWINFISPLSSVLLFLWLALLFSRKRKNLAIIMVSLLTSFVLYANILFYRFYNDFLTLPVLFQTSNASTLGNSLFALMKPLDVFLFLDVVVLSAIVAFAKIPRVNIGRSGMTALLVISVSLFFVNLSMAEIVRPELLSRTFDRGIMVKSIGTYNYHIYDFIQNSKTRSQRAFAKGSNLLDVEQYVKQREPGSPVLNPQQKKDDLFGIAKGKNVVLISLESTQNFVINQTEQGYEITPFLNSLIKDSFYFDHTYHQTGQGKTSDAEFIMDNSLFGLPSGAVYFTHATNTYNSTPKILKEYGYYSAAFHANDKTFWNRSNMYPNLGYDKFFSKEYYTVTEENSIGWGLKDIDFFNQAVDLLKKEVPQPFYAKFITLTNHYTFELDEQDRMIPQYNSGDKTVDRYFTTVRYEDEALKTFFEKMKQEGLYDNTIFILYGDHYGISSNHNKAMSKYLQRPITPYEYIDLQRVPLIIHIPGVKGKTISTPVGQIDLRPTLLYLLGITGENELDFGQNLFDLPPDHLVVLRDGSFVTKDYVYTSNTCYKRGDWGQEIDPQACEPYLQKAEDELANSDKIIYGDLMRFQDDLAKMQQEKANFTPVPASSPNGGKTYEIEGDDMDRWLTPRPSATPPAAQGGGAAPAGN